In Suttonella indologenes, one genomic interval encodes:
- the rarD gene encoding EamA family transporter RarD: MTNQGKAWLALIAAFGTWGFFPLFVRLMSAMRAEELLYVRVIFSLLILLIIYLYQGRMASLLRPLCQTRTCLSLLITAVLIALNWLFYIVAVNKNLTSQASMGYFITPLINVALGICLFGEKLDKWRALALGCASIGLLYQILVFGEFPWLALAIGGSFGCYGSLRKKFQLPAVAGLFAEMLILSPFVLAAWLWLAAQGQAFDYAAQPSMIIYCLGAGVITLAPLLLYLYAVEHLPLNAVAMAQYSTPSLQFLLAIFYFHEPFDWTKLITFLFIWTGLGIYSLRLIYHYRRNTV; the protein is encoded by the coding sequence ATGACTAATCAGGGCAAAGCATGGCTGGCGCTCATTGCCGCCTTTGGCACATGGGGATTTTTTCCGCTCTTTGTGCGCCTGATGAGTGCCATGCGCGCGGAAGAACTGCTCTATGTACGCGTCATCTTTTCCCTATTGATACTGCTGATTATTTATCTCTACCAAGGGCGGATGGCAAGCCTGCTGCGTCCGCTATGCCAAACGCGCACCTGCCTGAGCCTATTGATTACCGCCGTACTCATCGCCCTGAATTGGCTGTTTTACATTGTGGCGGTCAATAAAAACCTGACCAGCCAAGCCAGCATGGGCTATTTCATCACGCCGCTGATTAACGTGGCATTAGGTATCTGTCTTTTCGGGGAAAAATTGGACAAATGGCGCGCCTTGGCGCTTGGCTGCGCCAGCATCGGTCTGCTCTATCAAATTCTCGTCTTCGGCGAATTTCCATGGCTGGCGCTCGCCATCGGCGGCAGCTTCGGCTGCTACGGCAGTCTGCGCAAAAAATTCCAATTGCCGGCGGTGGCAGGTTTATTTGCCGAAATGCTGATTCTCAGTCCCTTCGTGCTTGCGGCTTGGCTGTGGTTGGCGGCGCAGGGGCAGGCATTCGACTATGCCGCGCAGCCGAGTATGATTATCTACTGCCTTGGGGCAGGCGTGATTACGCTGGCGCCGCTCTTGCTCTATCTCTATGCCGTGGAGCATCTACCGCTCAATGCCGTTGCCATGGCACAATATAGCACGCCCAGCCTGCAATTCTTGCTGGCGATTTTTTATTTTCATGAACCGTTCGACTGGACAAAACTCATCACTTTCCTGTTCATCTGGACAGGCTTGGGTATCTACAGTCTGCGGCTAATCTATCATTATCGGAGAAACACAGTATGA
- a CDS encoding polyhydroxyalkanoate synthesis regulator DNA-binding domain-containing protein, translating into MAVRKIKKYPNRRLYDTGASAYIKSKDLRAFLLAGERLSVIDVQTGRDITRSVLFSMLAEEAADEQAAPIFSEAMLSEALRFDDELLAGLAAQYLEKSLKLFIQHRDLFQAQMQNFDLEDPLSTIEKLAVAQDALLQESAAKIAAS; encoded by the coding sequence ATGGCGGTGCGCAAAATTAAAAAATACCCCAACCGCCGTCTATACGACACAGGCGCAAGCGCTTATATCAAAAGCAAAGACTTGCGCGCCTTCCTGCTCGCAGGTGAAAGACTCAGCGTCATAGACGTGCAAACAGGGCGCGATATTACCCGCTCCGTGCTATTCAGCATGCTGGCGGAAGAAGCGGCGGACGAACAGGCTGCGCCCATCTTCAGCGAAGCCATGCTCAGCGAAGCCCTGCGCTTTGATGATGAACTGCTGGCGGGACTTGCCGCACAATATTTGGAAAAAAGCCTGAAACTCTTTATTCAACACCGCGACCTATTTCAAGCGCAAATGCAGAATTTTGACCTTGAAGACCCGCTCTCGACCATTGAAAAACTCGCCGTCGCGCAAGATGCTCTGCTGCAGGAAAGCGCGGCGAAAATAGCAGCGTCTTAG
- the metA gene encoding homoserine O-succinyltransferase MetA gives MPLVAHRPLESLQRIQKEGQEVLDIRRAHSQDIRELHIGLLNMMPDGALQATERQFLRLIGNSNRIAQFYVHIFTIEGVPRSPEMQAYIEENYEKFSDLAEQGLDALIVTGTNPVHQHLSDEPYVDEIRKIFRWADDNVTSVVCSCLASHAAFEIFYGIKRQPLAQKLFGVFEHRVLDKKHPLLSNINTRFDMPHSRRNDVSAAQMQAHGLKVLVAGKESGVALATSPDGFRQIYLQGHPEYDVQSLLKEYQRDAVLYQAGKLSYQPALPAHYFNEHAQALIDAYLRGDSDFPVEALTEEIDITWRDTAKGIFANWLGLIYELTHYDRRLQFMDGIDPNDPLAGKRHD, from the coding sequence ATGCCATTAGTCGCGCACCGCCCCTTAGAATCTTTGCAGCGCATTCAAAAAGAAGGGCAGGAAGTCTTAGACATCCGCCGCGCGCATAGTCAGGACATCCGCGAGCTGCACATCGGTTTGCTCAACATGATGCCCGACGGCGCTTTGCAGGCGACGGAGCGGCAATTTCTGCGCCTTATCGGCAACAGCAACCGCATCGCGCAATTCTATGTGCATATTTTTACCATTGAGGGCGTGCCGCGCAGTCCGGAAATGCAGGCATATATTGAAGAAAATTATGAAAAATTTTCTGATTTGGCGGAGCAGGGCTTAGATGCTTTGATTGTCACCGGTACCAATCCCGTCCATCAGCACTTAAGCGATGAACCCTATGTGGATGAAATTCGAAAAATTTTCCGCTGGGCGGATGATAATGTAACCTCCGTGGTCTGTTCCTGCCTTGCCTCGCATGCCGCCTTTGAGATTTTTTACGGCATCAAACGCCAACCCTTGGCGCAAAAACTCTTCGGCGTTTTCGAGCATCGGGTCTTAGACAAAAAACACCCGCTTTTATCCAATATCAATACCCGTTTCGATATGCCGCATTCGCGGCGCAACGATGTCAGCGCGGCGCAAATGCAAGCGCACGGCTTGAAAGTCTTGGTGGCGGGAAAAGAAAGCGGCGTTGCCTTAGCTACTTCGCCCGACGGTTTCCGCCAAATCTATCTACAGGGGCATCCCGAATACGATGTGCAAAGTTTATTGAAAGAATATCAACGTGATGCGGTGTTATATCAGGCGGGGAAATTGTCTTATCAACCCGCCTTGCCTGCGCATTATTTCAATGAACATGCGCAGGCATTGATTGACGCCTATTTGCGCGGCGACAGCGACTTCCCCGTCGAAGCATTGACGGAAGAAATCGACATCACATGGCGCGACACCGCCAAAGGCATTTTTGCCAATTGGCTAGGTCTGATTTATGAACTGACGCATTATGATCGCCGCCTGCAATTTATGGACGGCATAGACCCAAACGATCCTTTGGCCGGCAAACGCCATGACTAA
- the hpf gene encoding ribosome hibernation-promoting factor, HPF/YfiA family has translation MQFNITGKHLDISDALREQVEAMLTRLEQVNEHVTSAQVTLQVEKHEKLAEATLHIAGSKDVHGDARHEDMYQALSLLEEKLERQLQKIKNKADAH, from the coding sequence ATGCAATTTAATATCACAGGTAAACATTTAGACATTAGTGATGCGCTGCGCGAACAAGTGGAAGCCATGCTGACGCGTTTGGAGCAGGTGAACGAACATGTCACTAGCGCCCAAGTTACCTTGCAAGTGGAAAAGCACGAAAAACTTGCCGAAGCAACGCTTCACATTGCAGGCAGCAAAGATGTGCACGGCGATGCACGGCATGAAGATATGTATCAAGCCCTGAGCCTGTTAGAGGAAAAACTGGAGCGTCAGCTGCAAAAAATCAAAAACAAAGCCGACGCGCATTAA